AATTAACTGGTAACAACTATTTCTTCTACTACGGTACCATTATTTTCAAGTCAGTCGGTTTGAGYGATTCGTTCCAAACAGCAATTGTCATTGGTATCGTCAATTTCGCCTCCACTTTCTTCAGTTTATGGACTGTTGAGAAACTAGGGCGTCGTAACTGTCTRTTRCTGGGTGCCGCCTCTATGATGGCCTGTATGGTTATTTACGCCTCAGTTGGTGTGACCAGATTATATCCAAACGGTAAGAGTCAACCATCGTCAAAGGGTGCTGGTAATTGTATGATTTGCTTCACATCGTTCTATCTTTTCTGTTATGCCACCACCTGGGCCCCAGTTGCCTGGGTCATTACTGCCGAGTCGTTCCCATTGAGAGTGAAGTCCAAGTGTATGGCTTTAGCCTCCGCTTCTAACTGGGTGTGGGGGTTCTTGATTGCATTCTTCACTCCRTTCATCACATCAGCCATTAACTTCTACTATGGTTACGTTTTCGTTGGCTGTTTGTGTGCCATGTTCTTCTAtgtgtttttctttgttccaGAAACCAAAGGTTTATCGTTAGAAGAAATCCAAGAACTGTGGGAAGAAGGTGTTCTACCATGGAAGTCTGCTGGATGGGTTCCTTCATCTAGAAGAGGTGCTGATTACGATTTAGGAGATCTGCAACACGACGACAAGCCTTGGTATAAAGCCATGTTATAATAAGGGCtttatatttaaaaaaatgctcCTTGTCCGTTTGTTCCTCTTATAATCAATGTACATTACTTATCTTTATAATTCTAATAGTTATTGAAAGGGAGCTCAACTTAATGATGTCCTTAAAACCATAAATTTTTAGTTGTACTTACTTTTATGTATGTCATAGTATTACatatccattttttttaaaaaaatattaaaacaaaaaaaatgaagaaacgcaaaaaaagaaaggcaaTAGTTTCTCTCCCTTTCTATCTGCTTCACCGAGCAGATccataagaaaaaaggattGTACCTGACTAATTACCAGATGACGATTCCattaagtttttttttttgcttgcACCCACTGGCGATAATGAATAGTTTAGTTTAAACTTTTCCTATGTCGCCTGTTTAATCATACAATTAAAAAAGTCCGTGTATTTAAATAAATCTGTGTCTGCGCATATTTTCATCTATTTGCTAGCGCAGTAAGcatttcctttatttctGTTATATCAACCTGAAGCCTATTAATACTCATTTCAACATCTCGAAGTTTCTCTCGTACTGTTTTACCATCGTCTATTTCCATATTGACTAGTTCTAGGACTATTGTTACATACTGTCTCAATTCTGGTTCATCAATAGAAGATAAAGTTTTCATAAcgttttggaaaaaatccTCATCATTTAAGTCCAGAGCCAAAATTTGATTCCTAATCAACTCTCTTCGATCTTCCTTCATACTCTTCCCAGTCGTGACTGGGCCAACTTCATCAGTCGTATCAGCAGACTCTTCTTCTGGTTGAACCGCGCTATCGTTTACTGCGTTTTCCTCTGTAGAAGTTTTGTCCTTGCTTGCGATAAAACGTCCGTCTTCTGCACTTTCATATAACTTGACAGTGGCAAAGTTGAATTGCTCTTGTAAATCGCCAGTTTTAGCGCTATTTATCCAGCCCTTTTCGTGTAATTCTTTGCCCTGAGCCATCCAAGTGACAAGGTTATCTCTGATGTATCTCGAAGTTATAGGAACCCTTGACTTTTCCTTATAAactctattgaaaaattcagcTATGACCTGATGACACAATATTGGTCTTCTCTTACTTGCCCGCTTTGTTGTGTTGAGTAAGAGAGCCCAATATATGACTGTCAACTTTTCACAAAAACACTTGTCTTTATTATTCGACCATCGGAATTTCCTCAGCTGTCTTGTTTCCGCCTCATCATTACTATTGCCTCCCAAGTCTGTTGGTGCTCCTACATGAAGCAAATCATTATCAATGTCGCTGGAGGTCTGGGCCTCCATATTAAGCTTTGTGTCAGCAGTaccatttttcttgctAAAGCAGATAGTATGCGTCGACTGAAGAAGGTCAAAACTTTTCGGATTAgcaaattcaatattttgcTCTATGATCTTTATTGGTTTTAACGGTGCCGCTTGCACTACCCCCGTCATCGAGTTTCTAAATATATTCTTCTGGTCATATTTTGAGGTATTCTTTTTACCTTTGTGTACCTTTTTTAGAGAAGACACATTCAGGTTAGTCGCTTCCAATTTTTCCTCCTCCATTCTTGACGGTTCAGGAGTCTTTCCGTAATAGTCTTCAAACGAATTTAAagtaaaatttttgaagttagACATCCAACAGGATCCTCACGGTAAAGTCGAATCGTGTGTCGTCTCTTCATCTGCTTCAGCCAACTGTCAGTATTTTAGATTGTTTTTATCTCAATAATTGCTTATTTATCCATTTCCATTGTTTGGCCTTAAATATCCCATAACCCGGactgaaataaaaatgtcAGTGTCAGTAATCACAATAAAGAATGTACAGTAATAGAAAAGAGATCTTGTCTAATGTGCTTGCTCATCGCAGTAGATTATTTCGATTTGTAGAATTGGTTTTCGTTTTGCActtccttttttcaaattgtgCTTAACCAAGAATACCGAATCTTAGAACAGAGCCTCTCGAGCCTGCGCAGTTACCTGATTTGCAAGCGTGGTGTCAAAACTAGTAGTATCATTAATCTATTACAGAAGATTACTAAAAAACCTATGTATCATACCCGAAGACTATATCGTGTCgctgataaagaaaatgaaacagtaagaataaacaaaattattCCACTGCAATCGTAGCACCTTTTTGTTAATTTAATCAACTTTGATAGATGAGTAAATCTTTCTGATAAAGAACATGCTGCTAATGAAACCAATTGATCCAGTCACTAAACAACATAGCAATGAAATAATAGAAGAATATCCCAAGTACAAAACAATGGTAACGAATCCACCTAACTTAAATTTAGTGAATAGAATGGAATGGATAAATACATACAGAGCGCAACCGACACCTCCGACGATAAATCCCCTCCATTGCCACTTCCAGTTTTCGAGGCATAACGAATGATAAGTGATCATTACAGTGACCAAAGAGGTTGTCAACGTCAATAAAaggaatgaaaaaaatagaaaccCGAACATGTAGAAAATCTTATTGAACCACAAACTTGtgtaaataaaatacaatTCAACGGCAATAGAACCGAAGGGGAAAATACCAGCAATTAAAGTAGCCGGTAGAGTTTTCAGATACCAAGGTTGGAAGGGGATTTGTCTTGCAATTTGGTTCGTTTTCGTTGGATGCTCATCCCAGTGACATCTCTTTCTGGCAACCAGAGAACCAGCAAATGATAACGGAATGGAGAATAAAAACCATAAGAATAccataaaaaacaaagtaCTTGCTGGAATAACACCAGAAGAATGGACAaacattaagaaaaagTTCAGTGCAATGATTACTAGTAGAATAGCTCCAGGAATTAAAAGCGGGGTCATGATCACATTTGCCTTCCAGTATGGACCATCGAAAAATTTGTAGATACCCATGGATGTGTAAGAACCAACAAATCCAAATAAGGCATATAGAATGAACATAACCGTGGCTAACGAGCCTCTAGAGCTAGGTGATAGGAAACCTAATgcagcaaaaaaaatactacaaGTGAccatcaaaaataattgaaCACCTGAACCAACCAAAATGGAGAGCATTAGTGACTGGCTTGGTGAACGGAAAACATCACCGTGGTTTAATTTCCAGCCTGAATCTTCTTGGAAGTCATCGTCTAGGTTTAACTCGTTGTACCGAGCGAAATCACTTTTCAAAGCACGCAGTAGTGAGTGGATAACGACGGATGATAATAGCACAACGACCAAAGAGAAGTTAATTAAGGAGAACCATTGGATAGAAGGATCATAAACGTGTAAATATTTGTCCCATCTGGTAGCCCATGAAGTGGCGGATTCCTCGAATTTAACCGAATAGGTAAAATAAacttcattatcattttcttcattca
This DNA window, taken from Saccharomyces eubayanus strain FM1318 chromosome XII, whole genome shotgun sequence, encodes the following:
- the SRL2 gene encoding Srl2p, which produces MSNFKNFTLNSFEDYYGKTPEPSRMEEEKLEATNLNVSSLKKVHKGKKNTSKYDQKNIFRNSMTGVVQAAPLKPIKIIEQNIEFANPKSFDLLQSTHTICFSKKNGTADTKLNMEAQTSSDIDNDLLHVGAPTDLGGNSNDEAETRQLRKFRWSNNKDKCFCEKLTVIYWALLLNTTKRASKRRPILCHQVIAEFFNRVYKEKSRVPITSRYIRDNLVTWMAQGKELHEKGWINSAKTGDLQEQFNFATVKLYESAEDGRFIASKDKTSTEENAVNDSAVQPEEESADTTDEVGPVTTGKSMKEDRRELIRNQILALDLNDEDFFQNVMKTLSSIDEPELRQYVTIVLELVNMEIDDGKTVREKLRDVEMSINRLQVDITEIKEMLTALANR
- the EMP70 gene encoding Emp70p; the encoded protein is MAYIQLFLLCFIVSVTRAFYLPGVAPTTYRENDEIPLLVNHLTPSMSYQHQDEDGNNIPGDKEHFLYSYDYYYDKFHFCKPEHVEKQPESLGSIIFGDRIYNSPFELNMLQEKECVSLCKKIIPGNDAKFINKLIKNGFSQNWLIDGLPAARKVHDGRTKTDFYGAGFGLGFVDVTQVVNGDTEQTQTGSGETELEKPKTTNEGIELDARDQGHNMVQTREFSYFANHFDIKIEYHDRGEGNYRVVGVIVNPVSIKRSSPGTCETNGSLLELNEENDNEVYFTYSVKFEESATSWATRWDKYLHVYDPSIQWFSLINFSLVVVLLSSVVIHSLLRALKSDFARYNELNLDDDFQEDSGWKLNHGDVFRSPSQSLMLSILVGSGVQLFLMVTCSIFFAALGFLSPSSRGSLATVMFILYALFGFVGSYTSMGIYKFFDGPYWKANVIMTPLLIPGAILLVIIALNFFLMFVHSSGVIPASTLFFMVFLWFLFSIPLSFAGSLVARKRCHWDEHPTKTNQIARQIPFQPWYLKTLPATLIAGIFPFGSIAVELYFIYTSLWFNKIFYMFGFLFFSFLLLTLTTSLVTVMITYHSLCLENWKWQWRGFIVGGVGCALYVFIHSILFTKFKLGGFVTIVLYLGYSSIISLLCCLVTGSIGFISSMFFIRKIYSSIKVD